The following proteins come from a genomic window of Pseudomonas putida:
- a CDS encoding ArgP/LysG family DNA-binding transcriptional regulator has translation MLDYKLLAALAAVIEQGGFERAAQVLGLSQSAISQRIKLLEARVGQPVLVRATPPGTTEVGRQLLNHVQQVRLLERDLQRQVPALDEEGMPERLRIALNADSLATWWAGAVGNFCAQQNVLTELVVEDQEVGLKRMRAGEVAACLCGSERPVAGARSLPLGAMRYRALASPVFMARHFPQGFVASRLARTPAIVYGPDDFLQHRYLASLGMEGGFLHHLCPSSEGFLRMTEAGLGWGLVPELQAREQLASGQLVEICRDTPIDVPLYWHHWRNGGQLLAQLTDHLRHTAQHWLVPL, from the coding sequence ATGTTAGACTACAAGCTGCTGGCTGCCCTTGCGGCAGTGATCGAACAAGGCGGTTTCGAGCGTGCAGCGCAGGTATTGGGCTTGTCGCAGTCGGCCATTTCCCAGCGCATCAAGTTGCTTGAGGCGCGGGTCGGCCAGCCGGTCCTGGTACGTGCCACGCCGCCCGGCACGACCGAAGTCGGCCGCCAGCTACTCAACCATGTGCAGCAGGTGCGCCTGCTCGAGCGCGACCTGCAGCGCCAGGTACCGGCGCTGGACGAAGAAGGCATGCCGGAGCGCCTGCGCATCGCCCTCAACGCCGATAGCCTGGCCACCTGGTGGGCTGGCGCGGTGGGCAACTTCTGCGCACAACAGAACGTGCTGACCGAGCTGGTGGTAGAGGACCAGGAAGTGGGGCTTAAACGCATGCGTGCCGGCGAGGTGGCAGCCTGCCTGTGTGGGAGTGAGCGACCGGTAGCCGGAGCACGCAGTTTGCCACTGGGGGCCATGCGCTACCGGGCGCTGGCCAGTCCCGTGTTCATGGCGCGGCACTTCCCCCAAGGTTTTGTCGCCAGCCGCCTGGCCCGTACCCCGGCGATCGTGTACGGCCCGGACGATTTCCTGCAGCACCGCTACCTGGCATCGCTGGGCATGGAGGGTGGTTTTCTGCACCACCTGTGCCCTTCATCCGAAGGCTTCCTGCGTATGACAGAGGCAGGATTGGGGTGGGGCCTGGTGCCCGAACTGCAGGCCCGGGAGCAATTGGCCAGTGGGCAATTGGTGGAAATCTGTCGCGATACCCCCATCGATGTGCCGCTGTACTGGCATCATTGGCGCAATGGCGGGCAATTGCTTGCGCAACTGACTGACCACTTGCGGCACACCGCACAGCACTGGCTGGTGCCCTTGTAG
- a CDS encoding ATPase has translation MRNHVHDDFDDVPTLRAGTVDDDELMPAHVMRSRQKAARGASTAPLWALIGASFIALAGLGWWSFQQISLMEQQLVATQESFARISEEAAGRLQAISGKVAATESGATTSTEALKLQLRQLQKGVAGQTGDLGKRLEQVLADTREQQKAVTELQSQLQAQLKLVNGELAALRSGQVDGGKLDAQLKSLNEQVAALKAAQVDGGKLDGQLKSLGGEVAALKKQGNPSAAIQSLEQDMVVLKSQIDNRPAAASSSGASVKEFDAFRAQMTRNLNTLQSQIQNLQQQINARP, from the coding sequence ATGCGTAACCATGTTCACGATGACTTTGATGACGTGCCAACTTTGCGGGCGGGAACGGTTGATGATGACGAACTGATGCCGGCGCATGTGATGCGCAGCCGCCAGAAAGCCGCCCGCGGGGCCAGCACGGCGCCGTTGTGGGCGTTGATCGGAGCCTCCTTCATCGCGTTGGCGGGCCTGGGCTGGTGGAGTTTCCAGCAGATCTCGCTGATGGAGCAGCAACTGGTGGCCACCCAGGAAAGCTTTGCCCGCATCAGTGAGGAGGCGGCTGGCCGCCTTCAGGCGATCAGTGGCAAGGTGGCGGCCACCGAGTCAGGCGCCACTACCAGCACTGAGGCATTGAAGCTACAGCTGCGCCAGTTGCAGAAGGGTGTTGCCGGTCAGACCGGCGACCTGGGCAAGCGTCTGGAGCAGGTGCTGGCCGATACGCGAGAACAGCAGAAGGCCGTGACCGAGCTGCAAAGCCAGTTGCAGGCGCAGTTGAAGCTGGTGAATGGCGAGCTGGCGGCGTTGCGTTCGGGTCAGGTCGATGGTGGCAAGCTGGATGCCCAGTTAAAGAGCCTGAACGAGCAGGTTGCCGCGCTGAAGGCTGCACAGGTTGATGGCGGCAAGCTGGACGGCCAGCTCAAGAGTTTGGGTGGCGAGGTGGCAGCACTGAAGAAGCAGGGCAACCCGAGTGCGGCTATCCAGAGCCTGGAGCAGGACATGGTCGTGCTCAAGAGCCAGATCGACAACCGCCCGGCTGCGGCGTCCTCCAGTGGTGCTTCGGTGAAGGAGTTCGATGCCTTCCGGGCGCAGATGACGCGTAACCTGAACACGCTGCAAAGCCAGATTCAGAACCTGCAGCAACAGATCAACGCTCGTCCGTGA
- a CDS encoding superoxide dismutase [Fe] (SodB; iron binding; present under aerobic and anaerobic conditions; destroys free radicals) produces MAFELPPLPYAHDALQPHISKETLEYHHDKHHNTYVVNLNNLVPGTEFEGKTLEEIVKSSSGGIFNNAAQVWNHTFYWNCLSPNGGGQPTGALADAINAAFGSFDKFKEEFTKTSVGTFGSGWGWLVKKADGSLALASTIGAGCPLTSGDTPLLTCDVWEHAYYIDYRNLRPKYVEAFWNLVNWAFVAEQFEGKTFKA; encoded by the coding sequence ATGGCTTTTGAATTGCCGCCGCTGCCGTACGCCCACGATGCCCTGCAGCCGCACATCTCCAAGGAAACCCTGGAGTATCACCACGACAAGCACCACAACACCTATGTCGTGAACCTGAACAACCTGGTCCCAGGCACCGAATTCGAAGGCAAGACCCTGGAAGAGATCGTCAAGAGCTCTTCGGGCGGCATCTTCAACAACGCCGCTCAAGTCTGGAACCACACCTTCTACTGGAACTGCCTGTCGCCAAACGGCGGCGGCCAGCCGACCGGTGCACTGGCTGACGCCATCAACGCCGCTTTCGGTTCCTTCGACAAGTTCAAGGAAGAGTTCACCAAGACTTCGGTCGGCACCTTCGGTTCCGGCTGGGGCTGGCTGGTGAAGAAAGCTGACGGTTCCCTGGCCCTGGCCAGCACCATCGGCGCCGGCTGCCCACTGACCAGCGGCGACACCCCGCTGCTGACCTGCGACGTCTGGGAACACGCCTACTACATCGACTACCGCAACCTGCGTCCGAAGTACGTCGAGGCGTTCTGGAACCTGGTCAACTGGGCCTTCGTTGCCGAGCAGTTCGAAGGCAAGACCTTCAAGGCCTGA
- a CDS encoding alkene reductase, producing the protein MTTLFDPIKLGDLQLPNRIIMAPLTRCRADEGRVPNALMAEYYVQRASAGLILSEATSVSPMGVGYPDTPGIWNDEQVRGWNNVTKAVHAAGGRIFLQLWHVGRISHPSYLNGELPVAPSAIQPKGHVSLVRPLSDYPTPRALETEEISDIVEAYRSGAENAKAAGFDGVEIHGANGYLLDQFLQSSTNQRTDRYGGSLENRARLLLEVTDAAIEVWGAQRVGVHLAPRADAHDMGDADRAETFTYVARELGKRGIAFICSREREADDSIGPLIKEAFGGPYIVNERFDKASANAALASGKADAVAFGVPFIANPDLPARLAADAPLNEAHPETFYGKGPVGYIDYPRL; encoded by the coding sequence ATGACCACGCTTTTCGATCCAATCAAACTGGGCGACCTGCAACTGCCCAACCGTATCATCATGGCCCCGCTCACCCGCTGCCGCGCCGATGAAGGCCGCGTGCCCAATGCGCTGATGGCCGAATACTACGTACAGCGTGCCAGCGCCGGGCTGATCCTCAGCGAGGCCACTTCGGTCAGCCCCATGGGCGTCGGCTACCCAGATACCCCCGGCATCTGGAACGATGAACAGGTCCGTGGCTGGAACAATGTGACAAAGGCCGTACATGCCGCAGGCGGACGTATCTTCCTGCAGCTGTGGCACGTGGGCCGAATCTCCCACCCCAGCTATCTGAATGGCGAACTGCCTGTAGCCCCCAGCGCGATCCAACCCAAGGGCCATGTGAGCCTGGTGCGCCCACTGAGTGACTACCCCACCCCACGAGCACTGGAAACCGAAGAAATCAGCGACATCGTCGAGGCCTACCGCAGCGGTGCCGAAAATGCCAAGGCTGCCGGTTTTGATGGTGTGGAGATCCATGGCGCCAACGGTTACCTGCTCGACCAGTTCCTGCAAAGCAGCACCAACCAGCGCACCGACCGTTACGGCGGCTCGCTGGAGAACCGCGCGCGCCTGCTGCTGGAGGTGACCGATGCGGCCATTGAAGTGTGGGGCGCGCAGCGCGTAGGTGTGCACCTGGCACCGCGTGCCGACGCCCATGACATGGGCGACGCCGACCGCGCCGAGACCTTCACCTATGTGGCCCGAGAGCTGGGCAAGCGCGGCATCGCCTTTATCTGCTCGCGGGAGCGGGAAGCCGATGACAGCATCGGGCCGCTGATCAAAGAGGCATTCGGTGGCCCGTACATTGTCAACGAGCGTTTCGACAAGGCCAGTGCCAATGCCGCCCTGGCCAGTGGCAAAGCAGATGCCGTGGCGTTTGGTGTGCCGTTCATCGCCAACCCCGACCTGCCGGCACGGCTGGCAGCCGATGCGCCGTTGAACGAGGCACATCCCGAAACTTTCTATGGCAAGGGGCCGGTGGGTTACATCGATTATCCGCGGTTGTGA
- a CDS encoding 1-acyl-sn-glycerol-3-phosphate acyltransferase: MPKLRVLARLIRLLLVLTQGMLMASIIALGERLGFKAPIERRQRWTCLFMKRLVAALPFDVKVVGELPQRPMLWVSNHVSWTDIPLLGMLTPLSFLSKAEVRHWPVAGWLAEKAGTLFIRRGGGDSQRLREQIAGQLGLARPLLIFPEGTTTSGRTLRTFHGRLLAGAIDRGVAVQPVAIQYLRDDQIDPAAPFIGEDDLVSHLIRLFALPRGEVCIHLLQPIGSVGKERAVLALQAQQAIHLALFGVEDVEMAPRRQARAA, translated from the coding sequence ATGCCGAAGTTGCGGGTACTGGCCCGCCTCATCCGACTGCTGCTGGTGCTGACGCAGGGCATGCTGATGGCCAGCATCATCGCCTTGGGAGAACGCTTGGGCTTCAAGGCGCCGATCGAACGGCGCCAGCGCTGGACCTGCCTGTTCATGAAGCGCCTGGTCGCCGCCCTACCCTTCGACGTGAAGGTAGTTGGCGAACTTCCACAGCGGCCGATGCTGTGGGTCAGCAACCATGTTTCCTGGACCGACATACCCCTGCTTGGCATGCTCACGCCGCTGTCTTTCCTGTCCAAGGCCGAAGTTCGCCATTGGCCGGTGGCCGGCTGGTTGGCGGAAAAGGCCGGCACGCTGTTCATTCGCCGTGGTGGTGGCGACAGCCAGCGCCTGCGCGAACAGATCGCCGGGCAACTGGGTCTGGCCCGCCCGCTGCTGATATTCCCCGAAGGCACCACTACCAGCGGCCGCACGTTGCGCACCTTTCATGGCCGCCTGCTGGCAGGTGCCATCGACCGTGGCGTGGCAGTGCAGCCAGTCGCTATCCAGTACCTGCGTGATGACCAGATCGACCCGGCAGCGCCGTTCATTGGGGAAGACGACCTGGTGTCGCACCTGATACGCCTGTTTGCCCTGCCGCGGGGCGAGGTATGCATCCACCTGCTGCAGCCTATCGGTAGCGTGGGCAAGGAACGTGCGGTGCTGGCATTGCAGGCGCAACAGGCGATTCACCTGGCGCTGTTTGGGGTTGAAGACGTGGAGATGGCGCCACGTCGACAGGCGCGGGCTGCCTGA
- a CDS encoding helix-turn-helix domain-containing protein, with translation MPLDLDEIIKALAHPVRREILSWLKDPATQFPDQYHSTENGVCAGQIDQRCGLSQSTVSAHLATLQRAGLISSQKIGQWHFFKRDEATIQAFLEQLRQAL, from the coding sequence ATGCCACTCGATCTCGACGAAATCATAAAAGCACTGGCCCACCCGGTCAGGCGAGAAATTCTCAGCTGGCTGAAAGACCCGGCAACCCAGTTCCCAGACCAGTACCACAGCACCGAAAACGGTGTGTGTGCCGGGCAAATCGACCAGCGCTGCGGCCTGTCGCAGTCGACGGTCTCTGCCCACCTGGCCACGTTGCAGCGCGCCGGGCTTATCAGCAGCCAGAAGATTGGCCAATGGCACTTTTTCAAACGCGACGAAGCCACCATCCAGGCGTTCCTCGAACAACTGCGCCAAGCACTTTGA
- a CDS encoding LysE family transporter, with amino-acid sequence MWQSYLNGMLVAFGLIMAIGAQNAFVLAQSLRREHHLPVAALCIVCDAILVAAGVFGLATVLAHNPTLLAIARWGGAVFLIWYGAKALRSACSKQSLQHQQGQGVRSRRAVLLSALAVTLLNPHVYLDTVLLIGSLGAQQSAPGAYVAGAASASLLWFSTLAIGAAWLAPWLARPATWRMLDLMVAVMMFAVAAQLIFN; translated from the coding sequence ATGTGGCAAAGCTATCTCAATGGCATGCTGGTGGCCTTCGGCCTGATCATGGCCATCGGCGCCCAGAACGCCTTCGTCCTCGCCCAGAGCCTGCGCCGTGAGCATCATCTGCCGGTGGCAGCGCTGTGCATCGTCTGTGATGCCATCCTCGTAGCCGCCGGGGTGTTCGGCCTGGCCACCGTGCTGGCGCACAACCCGACCTTGCTGGCAATTGCCCGCTGGGGCGGCGCGGTGTTCCTGATCTGGTACGGCGCCAAGGCGCTGCGCAGCGCCTGCTCCAAGCAGAGCCTGCAGCACCAGCAGGGCCAGGGCGTCCGTTCCCGTCGCGCCGTGCTGCTCAGCGCCCTGGCGGTGACCCTGCTGAACCCGCACGTGTACCTCGACACGGTGTTGCTGATCGGCTCGCTGGGCGCCCAACAGTCCGCCCCTGGCGCCTACGTGGCCGGTGCGGCCAGCGCTTCGCTGCTGTGGTTCTCGACCCTGGCCATTGGCGCGGCCTGGCTGGCACCGTGGCTGGCGCGGCCGGCGACCTGGCGGATGCTCGACCTGATGGTGGCAGTGATGATGTTTGCAGTGGCTGCGCAACTGATCTTCAACTGA
- a CDS encoding EAL domain-containing protein has translation MKLELRNSLSVKLLRVVLLSALAVGVVLSCAQIIYDTYKTRQAVNNDAQRILDMFRDPSTQAVYSLDREMGMQVIEGLFQDESVRMASIGHPNETMLAEKSRPLQDMSMRWFTDLILGQERTYTTQLVGRGPYSEYYGDLSITLDTSSYGKDFLINAVIIFISGVLRAMAMGLVLYLVYHWLLTKPLSKIIEHLTQINPDRPSQHQIPLLKGHEKNELGLWVNTANQLLASIERNTHLRHEAENSLQRMAQYDFLTGLPNRQQLQQQLDKILIDGGRLQHRVAVLCLGLDDFKGINEQFSYQVGDQLLLALADRLRAHSGRLGALARLGGDQFALVQANIEQPYEAAELAQSILDDLEVAFDLDHEQIRLRATIGITLFPEDGDSTEKLLQKAEQTMTLAKVRSRNRYQFYIASVDSEMRRRRELEKDLREALPRNQLYLVYQPQISYRDHRVVGVEALLRWQHPELGMVPPDQFIPLAEQNGSIISIGEWVLDQACRQLREWHDQGFSDLRMAVNLSTVQLHHSELPRVVNNLLQAYRLPPRSLELEVTETGLMEDISTAAQHLLSLRRSGALIAIDDFGTGYSSLSYLKSLPLDKIKIDKSFVQDLLDDDDDATIVRAIIQLGKSLGMQVIAEGVETAEQETYIVAQGCHEGQGYHYSKPLSARELTHFLKQAQRSRVSVS, from the coding sequence TTGAAGCTGGAATTGCGGAACAGCTTGTCGGTCAAGTTGCTCAGGGTCGTGCTGCTGTCGGCGCTGGCGGTCGGCGTCGTGCTCAGCTGTGCGCAAATCATCTACGACACCTACAAGACCCGCCAAGCCGTGAACAATGATGCCCAGCGCATCCTCGACATGTTCCGCGACCCTTCGACCCAGGCGGTGTACAGCCTCGACCGTGAAATGGGCATGCAGGTCATCGAAGGCCTGTTCCAGGACGAGTCAGTGCGCATGGCCTCCATTGGCCATCCCAACGAAACCATGCTGGCAGAAAAGTCCCGCCCGCTGCAGGACATGTCCATGCGCTGGTTCACCGACCTCATCCTCGGCCAGGAACGCACCTACACCACGCAACTGGTCGGTCGTGGCCCTTACAGCGAATACTACGGCGACCTCAGCATTACCCTCGACACCTCGTCCTACGGTAAAGATTTCCTGATCAACGCGGTGATCATCTTCATTTCCGGCGTACTGCGGGCCATGGCCATGGGCCTGGTGCTGTACCTGGTCTACCACTGGCTGCTGACCAAACCGCTGTCGAAGATCATCGAGCATCTCACCCAGATCAACCCTGACCGCCCCAGCCAGCACCAGATACCGCTGCTCAAGGGCCACGAGAAAAACGAACTGGGCCTGTGGGTGAACACCGCCAACCAGTTGCTGGCCTCGATCGAACGCAACACCCATCTGCGCCACGAAGCGGAAAACAGCCTGCAACGCATGGCCCAGTATGATTTCCTCACCGGCCTGCCCAACCGCCAGCAACTGCAGCAGCAACTGGACAAGATCCTCATCGACGGCGGCCGCCTGCAGCACCGCGTGGCAGTGCTGTGCTTAGGCCTGGACGACTTCAAGGGCATCAACGAACAATTCAGCTACCAGGTCGGTGACCAGTTGCTGCTGGCCCTGGCCGACCGGCTACGCGCCCACAGTGGCCGCCTGGGCGCCCTGGCGCGGCTGGGCGGTGACCAGTTCGCCCTGGTACAGGCCAATATCGAGCAGCCCTACGAGGCTGCCGAACTGGCGCAGAGCATCCTCGACGACCTGGAAGTGGCGTTCGACCTCGACCACGAGCAAATCCGCCTGCGCGCGACCATCGGCATCACCCTGTTCCCCGAAGACGGCGACAGCACCGAAAAACTGCTGCAAAAAGCCGAACAGACCATGACCCTGGCCAAAGTCCGTTCGCGCAACCGCTACCAGTTCTATATCGCCAGCGTCGACAGCGAGATGCGTCGCCGTCGCGAACTGGAAAAGGACCTGCGTGAAGCCCTGCCGCGCAACCAGTTGTACCTGGTGTACCAGCCACAGATCAGCTACCGCGACCACCGGGTGGTTGGCGTAGAGGCCCTGCTGCGCTGGCAGCACCCGGAACTGGGCATGGTGCCACCCGACCAGTTCATCCCCTTGGCCGAGCAGAATGGCAGCATCATCAGCATCGGCGAATGGGTACTTGATCAGGCCTGCCGACAACTGCGCGAATGGCACGACCAGGGCTTCAGCGACCTGCGCATGGCGGTCAACCTGTCAACCGTGCAACTGCACCACAGCGAGCTGCCACGGGTGGTCAACAACCTGCTGCAAGCCTATCGCCTACCACCGCGCAGCCTGGAACTGGAAGTCACTGAAACCGGCCTGATGGAAGACATCAGTACCGCCGCCCAGCACCTGTTGAGCCTGCGCCGCTCCGGGGCGCTGATTGCCATCGACGACTTCGGCACTGGCTACTCGTCCCTCAGCTATCTGAAGTCGCTGCCGCTGGACAAGATCAAGATCGACAAGAGCTTCGTTCAGGACCTGCTCGACGACGATGACGACGCCACAATCGTTCGCGCCATCATCCAGCTGGGCAAGAGCCTGGGGATGCAGGTGATCGCCGAGGGCGTGGAAACCGCCGAACAGGAAACCTACATCGTTGCCCAGGGTTGCCACGAGGGCCAGGGCTACCACTACAGCAAGCCGCTTTCGGCCCGTGAACTAACTCACTTCCTCAAACAAGCGCAACGCAGCCGGGTTTCGGTTTCCTGA
- a CDS encoding GNAT family N-acetyltransferase: MTRIATAGDYSTERRLQAERLVGAAALQEAQALRYRVFSAEFKAKLKGAEQGLDMDDYDVHCRHIGVRDLSTGELVATTRLLDHQAASSLGRFYSEEEFSLHGLLQLQGPILELGRTCVAPDYRNGGTIAVLWGELAEVLNEGRYSYLMGCASIPMQDGGVQAHAVMQRLRERYLCTEHLRAEPKNPLPKLALPNNVIAEMPPLLKAYMRLGAKICGEPCWDEDFQVADVFILLKRDELCPRYARHFKAAV; the protein is encoded by the coding sequence ATGACTCGGATCGCTACCGCTGGCGACTACAGCACTGAACGCCGTCTGCAAGCCGAACGCCTGGTTGGCGCCGCGGCGCTGCAAGAAGCCCAAGCCTTGCGCTACAGAGTATTCAGCGCAGAATTCAAGGCCAAGCTCAAAGGTGCCGAGCAAGGCCTGGACATGGACGACTACGACGTGCACTGCCGCCACATTGGTGTACGCGACCTGAGCACCGGCGAACTGGTTGCCACCACCCGCCTGCTCGATCATCAGGCCGCCAGCAGCCTGGGCCGCTTCTACAGCGAAGAAGAGTTCAGCCTGCACGGCCTGTTGCAGCTGCAAGGCCCGATCCTCGAGCTGGGCCGGACCTGCGTGGCCCCCGACTACCGCAACGGCGGCACCATCGCCGTGCTCTGGGGTGAACTGGCCGAGGTGCTCAACGAGGGCCGCTACAGCTATCTGATGGGCTGCGCCAGCATCCCCATGCAGGACGGCGGCGTACAGGCCCATGCAGTGATGCAGCGCCTGCGTGAGCGCTACCTGTGCACCGAACACCTGCGAGCCGAGCCGAAGAACCCGCTGCCGAAACTGGCCCTGCCCAACAACGTCATTGCCGAAATGCCACCGCTGCTCAAGGCTTACATGCGCCTGGGCGCGAAGATTTGCGGCGAGCCATGCTGGGACGAGGATTTCCAGGTGGCTGACGTGTTCATCCTGCTAAAACGCGACGAGCTGTGCCCACGCTACGCCCGCCACTTCAAGGCGGCGGTCTGA
- a CDS encoding acyl-CoA dehydrogenase has protein sequence MAWLQRLNDPLRLAPTGTLGETYAALLERLGPVAPFELAVLGGRAMATPGLAFLVGYQAALRVLWPSAPHSLGALCATERRSVRPADMHTRLDALRLSGCKDFVTAGLEAEWLLVAARSEAAGAAPQLSLAVVYPGEPGVTLEPLPTLPLMPEVGHGRLLLEQASCELLAGDGWDAYVKPFRSLEDLYVLTALTAWLYGVGQECAWPQGLRLQLLGLLAGCAEGSRQCADSMGCHLLLGGLFAQFQALRGEIDAALATGPVHWAQIWQRDQGVMALAASAREKRLNKAWVAAGLS, from the coding sequence ATGGCCTGGTTGCAACGACTCAACGATCCGCTTCGCCTCGCGCCGACAGGCACCCTGGGCGAAACCTACGCCGCGCTGCTTGAGCGCCTCGGCCCGGTTGCCCCGTTCGAACTGGCGGTACTGGGCGGGCGTGCAATGGCCACCCCGGGCCTGGCCTTCCTGGTGGGTTACCAGGCTGCCCTTCGCGTGCTGTGGCCCAGTGCGCCGCACAGCCTTGGCGCCTTGTGTGCCACCGAGCGGCGCAGCGTGCGGCCGGCAGACATGCACACACGGCTGGATGCTCTGCGGCTGTCGGGTTGCAAAGACTTCGTTACTGCTGGCCTGGAGGCGGAGTGGTTGCTGGTGGCTGCGCGTAGCGAAGCGGCTGGCGCTGCGCCGCAACTGAGCCTGGCGGTGGTTTACCCCGGGGAGCCGGGGGTTACACTGGAGCCATTGCCAACTCTGCCGCTGATGCCGGAAGTCGGCCATGGCCGATTGCTGCTGGAGCAGGCATCGTGCGAGTTGCTGGCCGGTGACGGTTGGGATGCCTATGTGAAGCCGTTCCGTTCGCTGGAGGATTTGTATGTGCTCACGGCGCTGACCGCTTGGTTATATGGCGTGGGACAAGAGTGCGCCTGGCCGCAGGGGTTGCGCCTGCAGTTGCTTGGGCTGTTGGCCGGCTGTGCCGAGGGTAGCCGCCAGTGTGCCGATAGCATGGGTTGTCACTTGTTGCTGGGCGGGTTGTTTGCGCAGTTCCAGGCGTTGCGGGGGGAGATAGATGCGGCGTTGGCGACAGGGCCGGTACATTGGGCGCAAATCTGGCAGCGTGACCAGGGGGTGATGGCGCTGGCGGCGTCGGCGCGGGAGAAGCGGCTGAACAAGGCTTGGGTTGCTGCGGGCTTGTCATGA
- a CDS encoding DUF479 domain-containing protein — protein MNYLAHLHLGGPAPQQLLGSLYGDFVKGSLEGRFPPALEAAIRLHRHIDSYTDQHPLVLAALARFPRERRRFAGIVLDVFFDHCLARHWSHYAEQPLEQFTGAFYRVLLAEPELPGRLARIAPFMAADDWLGAYGDFATLEQVFNGIARRLSRPEGMAGVMVELERLYEPLLADFREFYPQLQAFAAVGRRSDS, from the coding sequence ATGAACTACCTCGCACACTTGCACCTGGGCGGTCCGGCGCCGCAACAACTGCTTGGCAGCCTTTATGGCGACTTTGTCAAAGGCTCGTTGGAAGGGCGCTTTCCGCCTGCGCTGGAGGCGGCCATCCGGCTGCACCGGCATATCGACAGTTACACCGACCAGCACCCGTTGGTGCTAGCGGCTCTGGCACGTTTTCCGCGCGAGCGGCGGCGCTTTGCCGGCATCGTTCTGGACGTGTTTTTCGACCATTGCCTGGCACGGCATTGGAGCCACTACGCCGAACAGCCGCTGGAGCAGTTCACTGGCGCGTTTTATCGGGTACTGCTGGCAGAGCCCGAGCTGCCTGGGCGGTTGGCGCGGATTGCGCCTTTCATGGCAGCGGATGACTGGCTAGGGGCGTATGGCGATTTTGCCACCTTGGAGCAGGTGTTCAACGGCATTGCCCGGCGCTTGTCACGGCCTGAGGGGATGGCCGGGGTGATGGTGGAACTGGAGCGACTGTATGAGCCGCTGCTGGCGGATTTTCGCGAGTTCTACCCGCAGCTGCAGGCGTTTGCGGCGGTAGGGCGGAGGTCTGACAGTTAG
- a CDS encoding NAD-dependent epimerase/dehydratase family protein yields MRILVTGASGFIGGRFARFALEQGLDVRVSGRRAEGVEHLVKRGAQFIPGDLGDAELARRLCQGVEAVVHCAGAVGNWGRYQEFYQGNVVVTENVVEGCLKEHVRRLVHLSSPSIYFNGRSRLDIREDQVPRRFHDHYGQTKYLAEQKVFGAQEFGLEVLALRPRFVTGAGDASIFPRLMQMQRKGRVAIIGNGLNKVDFTSVHNLNEALLSALFADDRALGQAYNISNGQPLPLWDVVNYVMRQMQLPQVTRYRSYGLAYSLAALNEAACMLWPGRPQPTLSRLGMQVMSRDFTLDISRARQYLDYQPKVSLWTAVDEFCSWWKHLPPG; encoded by the coding sequence ATGCGAATTCTGGTCACCGGCGCGAGTGGCTTCATTGGCGGGCGCTTTGCGCGTTTCGCTCTGGAGCAAGGCCTGGACGTGCGTGTCAGCGGCCGCCGTGCCGAAGGGGTCGAGCACCTGGTCAAGCGTGGCGCACAGTTCATCCCGGGCGATCTGGGGGACGCCGAGTTGGCCCGGCGTTTGTGTCAGGGTGTCGAAGCCGTGGTGCACTGCGCTGGCGCGGTGGGTAACTGGGGACGCTATCAGGAGTTCTACCAGGGCAACGTGGTGGTTACCGAAAACGTGGTCGAGGGCTGCCTGAAAGAGCATGTACGGCGCCTGGTGCACCTGTCTTCGCCGTCGATCTATTTCAATGGCCGTTCGCGTCTGGACATCCGTGAAGACCAGGTGCCGCGTCGCTTTCACGATCACTATGGGCAAACCAAGTACCTGGCCGAGCAGAAAGTGTTCGGTGCCCAGGAGTTCGGTCTGGAAGTGCTGGCGCTGCGCCCGCGCTTCGTCACCGGCGCTGGCGATGCCAGTATCTTTCCGCGGCTGATGCAAATGCAGCGCAAAGGGCGTGTGGCGATCATCGGCAACGGCCTGAACAAGGTCGATTTCACCAGTGTGCACAACCTCAACGAGGCGCTGCTAAGTGCATTGTTCGCTGATGATCGGGCGCTGGGCCAGGCTTACAACATAAGCAACGGTCAGCCACTGCCGCTGTGGGACGTGGTCAACTACGTGATGCGCCAGATGCAGCTTCCCCAGGTGACCCGCTACCGTTCCTATGGCCTTGCCTATAGCCTGGCCGCCCTGAACGAGGCGGCCTGCATGTTATGGCCAGGGCGCCCGCAACCGACCTTGTCGCGCCTGGGGATGCAGGTGATGAGCCGTGATTTCACCCTGGATATCAGCCGTGCCCGGCAGTATCTGGACTACCAGCCCAAGGTCAGCCTGTGGACGGCGGTGGATGAGTTCTGCAGCTGGTGGAAGCATTTGCCGCCCGGCTGA